A single genomic interval of Mycolicibacterium holsaticum DSM 44478 = JCM 12374 harbors:
- a CDS encoding Gfo/Idh/MocA family protein: MAKRVKFGVLGAAQITPMALINPAKDNDEVLVAAVAARDVSRAEAFAAKHGIAQVHESYEALIADPNVDAVYVPLPNGLHGSWTRAALEAGKHVLCEKPFTANAAEAREVMRLATASDQVVMEAFHYRYHPFALRAEEIIASGELGTLQRIDVAFCFPLPRFSDIRYNYALAGGAMMDAGSYAVHMLRTFGGSTPEVVWAQAKLRDGQVDRAMKAELRFPDGHIGRLRCSMWSTDLLRITVRVIGDLGELRVLNPVLPHIFHRFSVRSGGASRVERFPRRATYAYQLDAFVAAVLRGEPVKTTPEDAVENMTVIDSIYRAAGLPVREPS; the protein is encoded by the coding sequence GTGGCCAAGCGGGTGAAGTTCGGCGTCCTGGGGGCAGCCCAGATCACGCCGATGGCGCTGATCAATCCCGCGAAGGACAATGACGAGGTCTTGGTCGCGGCGGTCGCGGCACGCGATGTTTCACGCGCCGAAGCCTTTGCCGCCAAGCACGGCATCGCCCAGGTCCACGAAAGCTACGAGGCGCTGATCGCCGATCCGAATGTGGACGCGGTGTACGTTCCGTTGCCAAATGGCCTACATGGCAGCTGGACTCGGGCCGCGCTCGAGGCGGGCAAGCACGTGTTGTGTGAAAAGCCATTCACCGCTAACGCCGCGGAGGCCCGCGAGGTCATGCGGTTGGCGACGGCATCTGATCAGGTGGTGATGGAGGCGTTCCACTACCGTTATCACCCCTTTGCGTTGCGAGCCGAGGAGATCATCGCTTCGGGTGAGCTCGGCACGTTGCAACGCATCGACGTCGCCTTCTGCTTCCCGCTGCCCCGGTTCTCCGACATCCGCTACAACTACGCCTTGGCTGGCGGCGCGATGATGGACGCCGGATCTTACGCGGTGCACATGTTGCGGACATTTGGCGGTTCGACACCGGAAGTTGTTTGGGCACAGGCGAAATTACGTGACGGGCAGGTAGACCGCGCGATGAAGGCTGAGTTGCGTTTTCCCGACGGGCATATCGGTCGACTGCGCTGTTCGATGTGGTCGACGGATCTGCTACGGATCACCGTCAGAGTAATAGGCGATCTTGGTGAACTGCGGGTGCTCAACCCCGTGCTTCCCCACATTTTTCACCGCTTTTCTGTGCGATCTGGCGGCGCGAGCCGAGTGGAGCGCTTTCCGCGGCGTGCTACCTATGCGTATCAGCTGGATGCATTCGTCGCGGCGGTGCTACGCGGCGAACCGGTGAAGACGACGCCGGAAGATGCGGTCGAAAATATGACCGTCATCGATTCGATCTACCGCGCCGCGGGCCTTCCCGTTCGCGAACCGAGCTGA
- a CDS encoding class I SAM-dependent methyltransferase — translation MTDVMPLPDTALVTLWCRANEARRSDAIIDDPMAIRLVDSIDYDFSKFALPAERQDLALRALAFDDGTRRYLSTHPRATVVALGEGMQTSFWRLDAAGVGHEFRWLTLDLPPNIELRQQLLPDSPRMSTCARSVLDFSWMEVVNPEDGVFITAEGLLPYLEPAEALNLIGECARRFPGGQMMFDLPPKSQAWLSSRPRLWKALRGDWPRTPFSLTVGELARLADTVPGVRAVHDVQLPRGRGLVFDTLLPKAQGRPLYRPLRRWVGVNWPTIASLTLLEFDS, via the coding sequence ATGACCGACGTCATGCCGTTGCCCGACACGGCATTGGTGACGTTGTGGTGCCGCGCGAACGAAGCACGGCGATCCGATGCGATCATCGACGATCCGATGGCGATACGCCTGGTGGATTCAATCGATTACGACTTCAGCAAGTTTGCGCTCCCCGCCGAACGGCAAGATCTCGCGCTGCGGGCGCTTGCCTTCGACGACGGTACCCGCCGTTATCTCTCCACTCACCCCAGAGCCACCGTGGTCGCCCTCGGTGAAGGGATGCAGACCAGTTTCTGGCGCCTTGATGCCGCGGGCGTCGGCCACGAATTTCGTTGGCTTACCTTGGACTTGCCGCCCAATATCGAGCTTCGGCAGCAGTTGCTGCCCGATTCACCCCGCATGTCGACGTGTGCTCGATCGGTACTGGATTTCAGCTGGATGGAAGTGGTGAACCCAGAGGACGGTGTGTTCATCACCGCCGAGGGGCTCCTGCCTTACCTGGAGCCTGCCGAGGCGCTCAACCTGATAGGGGAATGCGCGCGCCGCTTTCCCGGTGGTCAGATGATGTTCGACCTGCCGCCGAAGTCGCAGGCGTGGCTGTCTAGCCGTCCACGATTGTGGAAGGCGTTGCGCGGCGACTGGCCGCGAACGCCGTTCAGTCTTACCGTGGGTGAGCTTGCGAGGTTGGCCGACACAGTGCCCGGCGTCCGGGCTGTGCATGACGTGCAGCTCCCCCGCGGTCGCGGACTGGTGTTCGACACGCTGTTGCCGAAAGCCCAGGGACGGCCGTTATATCGGCCGCTTCGTCGGTGGGTTGGTGTCAACTGGCCAACGATCGCGTCGCTGACCCTGCTCGAGTTCGATAGCTAG
- a CDS encoding glycosyltransferase family 4 protein — translation MPAARPSRVKTGRRVEKTSRYENPGTRVVVVSNVSSFGGGGVVGFRDILLGLREKRPDVDLVAVIPQKGAVAERCTSDGIQTVIGWTPWWAFGKWRRFGRVEPHALIGWLPYTALLLPGIVQALRLFVRLRPTMVLTNTMTIPSHAIAAKILGIPHHWIVREFGRDDHRLWFLFGYRRTVHLIGRLSESVICNSHAVEQAMLALSPSMKTHVIYPAVDSALGTPPKRCPGERMRTILVGYFSAAKGQHLAIEAIAIARNAGIDIELTLLGPGSPEPLGRVARRLGVDDLVSIHGPTRDLQPYWAAAHVGLMCSHQEAFGRVTVEAMRAGLPVCGTDSGGTPEIIQPGVTGLLSPPGDAKALAANLIALESDERLRRNLAAGALERARHFDRARHDDELVAILELS, via the coding sequence GTGCCTGCCGCCCGGCCATCGCGCGTGAAAACCGGACGTCGCGTGGAAAAAACATCGCGCTACGAGAACCCCGGCACGCGGGTGGTGGTGGTCTCGAACGTCAGTAGTTTCGGCGGCGGCGGCGTCGTCGGATTCCGGGACATCTTGTTGGGGCTGCGGGAAAAGCGGCCAGACGTTGATCTGGTCGCGGTCATCCCGCAGAAGGGGGCCGTCGCAGAGCGATGCACTAGCGACGGTATCCAAACCGTCATCGGTTGGACACCGTGGTGGGCTTTTGGCAAATGGCGGCGTTTCGGCAGAGTCGAGCCGCACGCGCTTATCGGCTGGCTGCCCTACACCGCACTGCTTCTGCCAGGCATTGTGCAGGCGTTGCGGCTTTTTGTCCGATTGCGTCCGACGATGGTGCTCACGAACACGATGACCATTCCATCGCACGCAATCGCCGCCAAGATCCTCGGCATCCCCCACCACTGGATAGTCCGGGAGTTCGGCAGAGACGACCATCGACTCTGGTTCCTGTTCGGCTATCGCCGAACCGTCCACCTGATCGGTCGACTATCGGAGTCGGTGATCTGCAATTCCCACGCCGTCGAGCAGGCCATGCTGGCGTTGAGCCCCAGCATGAAGACACACGTGATCTACCCCGCCGTCGACAGCGCGCTGGGCACTCCACCGAAGAGGTGTCCCGGTGAGCGCATGCGCACGATCCTGGTCGGCTACTTTTCCGCCGCCAAGGGACAGCATCTAGCCATCGAGGCCATTGCTATCGCCCGAAATGCCGGTATCGATATCGAGTTGACATTGTTGGGCCCCGGAAGCCCTGAACCACTTGGTCGTGTTGCTCGACGCTTGGGCGTAGACGATCTCGTGAGCATCCACGGACCGACACGCGATCTGCAACCGTATTGGGCCGCCGCCCACGTGGGCCTGATGTGCAGCCACCAAGAGGCGTTCGGCCGCGTCACCGTCGAGGCGATGAGAGCGGGACTGCCGGTATGCGGAACGGACTCAGGTGGCACACCGGAGATCATCCAACCAGGAGTCACCGGACTGCTCAGCCCACCCGGAGACGCAAAGGCACTCGCCGCCAACCTGATCGCCCTCGAGTCAGACGAACGGCTACGACGAAACCTCGCTGCCGGCGCCCTGGAAAGAGCCAGACACTTCGATCGCGCCCGTCACGACGACGAACTCGTCGCCATACTCGAGTTATCCTGA
- a CDS encoding PE-PPE domain-containing protein: MAIISAVVAATLVILVAAMTFTFVALASTTVLIMGGTGHPLSTPPDTIPYVRQYMSEAVNNFVSPAATAPALNGIPQGPYNSVAVITPEENWPNYGRLKIGESIRKGGAALHSCLTSSVCDYNKDVDSAAPSVSDTFIVFGYSQSATIALLEKQRLAAEYAEGEGPNVVFVVIGAPRPNGGLSSRDTTGIVTFLLFGRWPDQSIPVPISTDTRYLTVNIALQYDGFSDFPLNPLNLLATLNAYMGITQSHGSYGSHSLSDPGVLDQGQYGDTRYYLIPADVLPLLKPVQRIPFIGHALADTLDPVLRVIIESAYDRSVSPGVRTPFNVFYFENPIEFAKNIVAAIPVGVDNGIETILGFRPFGTRRPGAFGVGGEEMNFVGSGSAPVEATESASESSAGDDTDVADPDVDSGAANVLSGGVDSVAVETAESMSESSAGDDTEVSDPDVDSETADVMSSDEGPAAATTRTDLSVVPNNSTISTTLSRTNINLRKFMPHRASSTNTHDSDSSNREDSTATGDARQDNSSMATSSSS, translated from the coding sequence GTGGCGATCATTTCGGCTGTGGTCGCGGCTACGCTCGTGATCCTTGTTGCGGCGATGACCTTCACTTTTGTCGCGCTCGCGAGCACCACCGTTCTCATTATGGGCGGCACCGGACATCCGCTCTCGACGCCACCGGACACGATTCCTTACGTGCGGCAGTACATGAGCGAAGCGGTGAACAACTTCGTTTCACCCGCGGCCACGGCACCAGCCTTGAATGGCATTCCGCAGGGGCCATACAACAGCGTCGCGGTCATCACACCCGAAGAGAACTGGCCCAACTACGGACGTTTGAAAATCGGAGAATCCATCCGCAAAGGAGGCGCAGCCCTCCACAGCTGTCTCACCTCCAGTGTCTGCGACTACAACAAAGACGTGGACTCCGCCGCACCGTCCGTATCCGACACCTTCATAGTTTTCGGTTATTCACAGAGTGCCACCATCGCACTGCTCGAAAAGCAACGATTGGCCGCCGAATACGCTGAGGGCGAAGGCCCCAATGTCGTATTCGTGGTCATCGGCGCGCCACGACCGAACGGAGGATTGAGCTCACGAGATACGACAGGAATAGTGACATTCCTGCTCTTCGGGCGTTGGCCAGATCAGTCGATACCCGTGCCGATATCGACTGACACCCGGTATCTGACAGTCAATATCGCGCTTCAGTACGACGGTTTCTCGGACTTTCCGTTGAATCCCCTGAACCTGCTGGCGACCTTAAATGCCTACATGGGAATCACTCAGTCTCACGGCAGCTATGGGAGTCACAGCCTCAGCGACCCGGGAGTGCTTGATCAGGGGCAGTACGGAGACACCCGTTATTACCTGATCCCTGCCGACGTGCTCCCGTTGCTGAAACCGGTGCAGCGTATCCCATTCATCGGGCACGCCCTGGCCGATACATTGGATCCGGTCTTGCGGGTGATAATCGAGTCGGCCTACGACCGCAGCGTCAGTCCGGGAGTTCGGACGCCGTTCAATGTTTTCTACTTCGAGAACCCGATCGAATTCGCCAAGAACATCGTCGCTGCCATCCCGGTGGGTGTGGACAACGGGATCGAGACCATCTTGGGATTTCGACCGTTCGGGACACGGAGACCTGGCGCATTTGGTGTCGGTGGAGAAGAGATGAATTTCGTGGGGTCTGGTTCTGCCCCGGTTGAGGCTACAGAATCGGCGTCGGAGTCGTCGGCCGGTGACGACACCGACGTGGCCGATCCCGATGTGGATTCGGGGGCGGCCAATGTGTTGTCCGGCGGGGTCGATTCTGTCGCGGTTGAGACCGCGGAGTCGATGTCGGAGTCGTCGGCCGGTGACGACACCGAGGTGTCCGATCCCGATGTGGATTCGGAAACCGCGGATGTGATGTCGAGCGATGAGGGTCCGGCTGCCGCGACGACGCGAACGGATCTATCGGTCGTCCCCAATAACTCGACGATCTCAACCACACTAAGCAGAACGAATATCAACTTGCGGAAATTCATGCCGCACAGGGCATCGTCGACGAATACGCACGATAGCGACTCCTCCAACAGGGAAGATTCCACCGCTACCGGGGATGCGCGTCAGGATAACTCGAGTATGGCGACGAGTTCGTCGTCGTGA
- a CDS encoding GMC oxidoreductase yields the protein MPDGDVTGREAERVEWDVIVVGAGMGGGMLGHRLARAGRRVLFVEKGRSTLPGAPGTIRSAMPEIAEPQAARAKNTYFDTLARGGRSTDEITDISGRGPKRFVPFIGSGTGGSSALYGMVCERFFVDDFTPRQHFTDPGESTVPETWPISYDQLAPWYSQAEKLLGVRGQPDPLRPEAVNVGLPAAPPFSVDNQPLVNYLTGRGLHPYHLPMACDYTDACTTCQAYLCAKSCKNDGARCGVLPAVTEYGAHLLAECRVVRLESDRTRVQTVICQHRSDMLALKAKVVVLAAGALATPVLLLNSRSQHWPRGLANGSDMVGRNLMRHLMDWIAVWPHGSSKITAENKEIGLNDFYFMEGQKYGTVQSAASMASLAPLDMLMNQPRWTSRALRLMSAAARPIYNQVVSGALVLVAMMEDLPYLDNRVLPSDQPSFDGRQRLRLQYRIHPSEIERRKVFLRHLNEVLQPFRTLTLRQADNNQTLGHVCGTCRFGTDPTSSVLNPQNRAHEVDNLYVVDASFFPSSTGLNPSLTVAANALRVAEHINAAHFAT from the coding sequence GTGCCTGACGGCGACGTGACTGGGCGAGAGGCAGAGCGCGTCGAGTGGGACGTCATCGTCGTAGGTGCCGGCATGGGCGGTGGCATGCTCGGCCACCGGTTGGCCCGCGCGGGCCGCCGAGTGCTGTTCGTGGAAAAGGGACGCTCGACACTTCCCGGGGCACCAGGAACGATCCGATCGGCGATGCCCGAAATAGCTGAGCCGCAGGCCGCCCGGGCAAAAAACACCTACTTCGACACCCTGGCCCGTGGCGGACGCAGCACCGATGAAATCACAGACATCAGCGGCCGCGGCCCGAAACGATTCGTGCCGTTCATCGGTAGCGGAACCGGCGGGTCATCGGCGCTCTACGGCATGGTCTGCGAACGGTTTTTCGTCGACGATTTCACCCCCCGCCAACACTTCACCGACCCCGGTGAGTCCACCGTGCCGGAGACGTGGCCGATCTCTTATGACCAGCTGGCGCCGTGGTACTCGCAGGCAGAGAAGCTGCTCGGGGTGCGCGGCCAACCCGATCCCCTTCGGCCGGAGGCGGTGAATGTCGGCTTGCCGGCCGCACCACCCTTTTCCGTCGATAACCAGCCGCTGGTCAACTACCTGACGGGGCGCGGATTACACCCCTATCACCTGCCGATGGCTTGTGACTACACCGATGCCTGCACAACCTGTCAGGCCTACCTTTGCGCGAAATCGTGCAAGAACGACGGTGCCCGGTGCGGGGTCCTACCTGCCGTCACCGAATACGGCGCTCACTTGCTGGCCGAATGCCGAGTCGTGCGACTCGAATCTGACCGCACACGGGTCCAGACCGTGATCTGCCAGCACCGGTCCGACATGCTGGCGCTGAAAGCGAAGGTCGTGGTCCTGGCCGCAGGGGCCCTGGCCACGCCGGTGCTGTTGCTCAACTCCCGGTCCCAGCATTGGCCTCGCGGGCTGGCCAACGGCTCAGACATGGTGGGCCGCAACCTGATGCGTCACCTGATGGACTGGATCGCGGTTTGGCCCCATGGCAGTAGCAAGATCACAGCCGAGAACAAGGAAATCGGGCTCAACGACTTCTATTTCATGGAAGGCCAAAAGTACGGCACGGTGCAGTCAGCCGCCTCGATGGCTTCGTTGGCGCCTCTGGACATGTTGATGAACCAACCGCGGTGGACATCGAGGGCGCTACGGCTGATGAGCGCCGCTGCGCGGCCCATCTACAACCAGGTGGTCAGTGGCGCATTGGTGCTTGTCGCGATGATGGAGGACTTGCCATATCTCGACAATCGAGTCCTCCCGAGCGACCAGCCAAGTTTCGACGGGCGCCAGCGACTGCGGCTTCAATATCGCATCCACCCGAGCGAGATCGAACGCCGCAAGGTGTTCTTGCGCCACCTCAATGAGGTGCTGCAGCCCTTCCGCACGCTGACCCTGCGCCAAGCCGACAACAACCAAACCCTTGGACACGTGTGCGGTACGTGCCGATTTGGCACCGACCCCACCAGCAGCGTGCTTAATCCGCAAAACCGTGCCCACGAAGTCGACAACCTCTATGTGGTGGACGCCTCGTTCTTCCCGTCGAGCACCGGCCTCAACCCGAGCCTGACCGTCGCCGCTAATGCCTTGCGGGTCGCAGAGCACATCAACGCGGCCCATTTCGCCACATAA
- a CDS encoding alpha/beta fold hydrolase, translated as MGLFVLESGPVDAPAVVFLHGGMMSGWTWEPVVERMAHHRCLVPDLPQYGKSFWEGPFEMSRAADAVAELIRTRVRRGRAHLVGFSLGAQVGVQVLATAPQVVDRAVLSSAFVNTMPAPQVTRRVAGAFARSDLFRWMLITRHWDARHAAKHQSYEEDARLNSGTQFAHIAAASAGFTLPNGLDQSHAPTLFVAGGKELRLVRRSAAALAQSMPNAVNRVALGMGHNWPLSNPDLFSRTVDSWLRDADLPHELEPLASRRQPSTESRAESLD; from the coding sequence GTGGGTCTGTTCGTGCTCGAATCCGGTCCGGTCGATGCGCCCGCCGTCGTGTTCCTGCACGGCGGGATGATGAGCGGCTGGACCTGGGAGCCTGTGGTCGAGCGGATGGCGCATCACCGTTGTCTCGTACCGGACCTGCCGCAATACGGTAAGAGTTTCTGGGAGGGTCCCTTCGAGATGAGCCGAGCCGCGGATGCGGTCGCAGAACTCATCCGCACCCGGGTCAGGCGAGGTCGAGCGCACCTGGTCGGGTTTTCACTCGGAGCCCAGGTGGGCGTACAAGTTTTGGCAACCGCGCCTCAGGTCGTCGACCGGGCGGTGCTGAGCAGCGCGTTCGTCAACACGATGCCCGCACCGCAGGTAACGCGCCGCGTCGCGGGAGCGTTTGCCCGCAGCGACCTGTTCCGATGGATGCTGATCACCCGCCATTGGGATGCTCGCCACGCGGCCAAGCACCAAAGCTACGAAGAGGACGCACGCCTCAATTCCGGCACACAGTTTGCCCACATTGCCGCAGCCTCCGCGGGTTTCACTCTCCCCAACGGGCTCGATCAATCGCACGCGCCAACGCTATTCGTCGCCGGCGGTAAGGAGTTGCGGTTAGTACGTCGCTCGGCCGCAGCGCTCGCGCAGTCGATGCCGAACGCGGTCAACCGGGTCGCACTCGGCATGGGCCACAACTGGCCGCTGAGCAATCCGGACCTCTTTTCCCGTACCGTCGACTCCTGGCTCCGCGACGCAGACCTGCCCCACGAGCTCGAACCGCTGGCTTCCCGCCGTCAGCCGTCGACCGAAAGTAGAGCTGAATCTTTGGATTAG
- a CDS encoding Gfo/Idh/MocA family protein produces the protein MPDGEALVRIGILGAARIAPASLIKPAKRNAEVVVAAVAARDTSRARQFAAKHGIARVHDSYEALISDPDVDAVYNPLPNALHGRWTRAALEAGKHVICEKPFTANAAEAREIADLAAKSDRVVMEAFHYRYHPFASRVEQIIASGELGTLLRVEAADCFWVPRFSANAYNFSLGGGALMDLGSYVVDMLRTFGGSTPEVVSAQAKLRGSQVDRAMTAELRFADGHTGGLRCSLWSADLPHVTARVVGDRGELRLHPVIPFQQFSVRSADGHRVERFFRARTTYDYQLDAFAAAVLRGEPVKTTAAEAVENMTVIDAIYRAAGLPVREPT, from the coding sequence ATGCCTGACGGCGAGGCTCTGGTACGGATCGGCATTCTGGGAGCGGCCCGCATTGCACCCGCGTCGCTGATCAAGCCGGCCAAACGCAACGCCGAGGTCGTCGTCGCGGCAGTGGCAGCGCGTGATACGTCGCGCGCCCGGCAATTCGCCGCCAAACATGGTATCGCGCGAGTGCACGACAGTTACGAAGCTCTGATCAGCGATCCGGATGTGGATGCGGTCTACAACCCATTGCCGAATGCCTTGCATGGCAGGTGGACACGAGCCGCGCTCGAGGCGGGTAAGCACGTCATATGTGAAAAGCCGTTCACCGCCAACGCGGCCGAGGCGCGCGAAATCGCTGATCTGGCGGCGAAGTCGGACCGCGTGGTCATGGAGGCATTTCACTATCGTTACCACCCGTTCGCATCACGCGTTGAGCAGATTATCGCGTCGGGGGAACTCGGCACACTGCTGCGCGTCGAGGCGGCCGACTGCTTTTGGGTGCCGAGGTTTTCGGCGAATGCCTACAATTTCTCGCTCGGCGGCGGCGCCCTCATGGATCTCGGCAGTTATGTGGTCGACATGCTGCGTACGTTCGGCGGTTCGACCCCGGAAGTTGTTTCCGCACAGGCGAAATTGCGTGGGTCTCAGGTGGATCGCGCGATGACCGCCGAGCTGCGTTTTGCCGACGGGCACACCGGCGGGCTCCGCTGTTCACTGTGGTCGGCGGATCTGCCGCATGTCACTGCCAGGGTGGTGGGGGACCGAGGTGAGCTTCGGCTCCATCCGGTGATCCCCTTCCAGCAGTTCTCGGTTCGGTCTGCCGACGGTCACCGCGTGGAGCGCTTCTTTCGGGCGCGCACCACCTACGACTATCAACTGGACGCCTTCGCCGCGGCGGTTCTGCGTGGTGAACCGGTGAAGACGACCGCAGCGGAAGCTGTCGAGAATATGACCGTGATCGATGCGATCTATCGTGCCGCCGGACTTCCGGTTCGTGAGCCCACCTAG
- a CDS encoding TylF/MycF/NovP-related O-methyltransferase, with protein MTITDYDVRALYLDLLRRNLTRYGMHERPPSDWPLRRRLLLKTVNTVAPKLRGAGLRNQHLREAGLDWPPEAETMIGMKRLTSLQRCVETVLAEDVPGDLVETGVWRGGACILMRAVLAAYGDTTRSVWLCDSFQGVPRSDTANYAADKGIRAEFAAGILGVSEAEVRANFERYGLLDAQVRFLPGWFKDTLHDAPIERISVLRLDGDLYESTIQALDALYPRLSPGGFCIIDDYLAVKACEKAVTDYRKQHGISAEIIDIDGTGVFWRK; from the coding sequence TTGACCATCACCGACTACGACGTGCGCGCTCTGTATCTGGATCTGCTTCGACGCAACCTGACCCGATACGGGATGCATGAGCGCCCACCCTCGGACTGGCCGTTGCGGCGGCGTCTGCTGCTCAAGACGGTCAACACTGTTGCCCCCAAGCTCAGAGGTGCGGGTCTGCGGAATCAACACCTGCGCGAAGCGGGTCTGGACTGGCCGCCTGAGGCCGAGACGATGATCGGCATGAAGAGGCTGACCAGCCTGCAGCGTTGCGTGGAAACCGTCCTGGCCGAGGACGTCCCCGGTGATCTCGTCGAAACCGGGGTATGGCGCGGCGGCGCATGCATTTTGATGCGGGCCGTGTTGGCGGCATATGGCGACACAACTCGCAGCGTGTGGTTGTGTGATTCTTTTCAGGGGGTTCCGCGCTCTGACACCGCTAATTATGCGGCGGACAAAGGGATCAGGGCAGAGTTCGCAGCCGGCATATTGGGTGTGTCAGAAGCGGAGGTAAGAGCGAACTTCGAGCGTTACGGGTTGCTCGACGCCCAAGTTCGTTTTCTCCCAGGGTGGTTCAAGGACACCCTGCACGACGCCCCCATCGAACGCATCTCCGTGTTGCGGCTCGACGGTGACCTTTATGAGTCCACGATCCAGGCCTTGGACGCGCTGTACCCACGGTTGTCGCCGGGAGGCTTCTGCATCATCGACGATTACCTGGCGGTAAAGGCGTGTGAAAAGGCTGTCACCGACTATCGCAAGCAGCACGGGATATCCGCGGAAATCATCGACATCGATGGAACGGGCGTGTTTTGGCGAAAATAG
- a CDS encoding glycosyltransferase — translation MKFVLAFYGTRGDVEPGLAVGRELMHRGHEVRMAVPPDLIGSAQSVGLSTVPYGPDTQVWLEDTRDFWGYFFRNFWKVRDVRRYLRESREPGIRAWGEMTRTLIAEMDGVDLLVTGISYEELAFDVSEYCRTPLATVLWFPMRVNGRLVPNLPAPMVRTAMKLYEWLIWRGVKGVVGAQRRELGLPQAAGPVPGRIAERELLEIQAYDEVCFPGLASEWTSWDGQRPFVGTLTLELDTKADEDVMSWIAQGTPPICFGFGSIPVDSPAEMVAMIAGACARVGERALVCAGWSDFSDTPQFDHVKVVGAVNYATIFPACRAVVHHGGAGTTAAGLRAGVPTLVLWMADVQLIWGAAVKELKVGTSRRFSAASEKTLVADLRTILAPQYLHRARQIAARMTRPTESVASAADLLEDRARRQRVG, via the coding sequence ATGAAGTTCGTCCTGGCGTTCTACGGGACTCGCGGCGACGTCGAGCCCGGCCTCGCGGTAGGCCGCGAGTTGATGCACCGCGGGCATGAGGTGCGCATGGCGGTACCGCCGGACTTGATCGGCTCGGCCCAATCGGTGGGGCTTTCGACGGTCCCGTACGGACCCGATACGCAGGTGTGGCTGGAAGATACCCGCGACTTTTGGGGGTATTTCTTCCGCAACTTCTGGAAGGTCCGCGACGTGCGGAGGTATCTTCGCGAATCCCGCGAGCCCGGTATCCGGGCTTGGGGGGAGATGACCAGGACCCTGATAGCGGAGATGGACGGTGTCGATCTCCTGGTTACCGGGATCAGCTACGAAGAACTCGCATTCGACGTCTCGGAATATTGCCGTACACCGTTGGCGACGGTCTTGTGGTTCCCGATGCGGGTGAACGGCCGGCTGGTACCGAACCTGCCCGCGCCGATGGTCCGCACTGCGATGAAGCTGTACGAATGGCTGATCTGGCGGGGGGTCAAGGGCGTCGTCGGTGCGCAGCGGCGTGAGTTGGGTCTGCCACAGGCCGCAGGCCCCGTTCCGGGACGAATCGCCGAACGTGAGCTCCTGGAGATCCAGGCCTACGACGAGGTGTGTTTCCCCGGGCTGGCGAGCGAGTGGACGAGTTGGGATGGACAACGTCCGTTTGTCGGCACGCTGACGCTGGAGTTGGACACGAAGGCGGATGAAGACGTCATGTCGTGGATCGCCCAGGGGACTCCGCCGATTTGTTTCGGGTTCGGCAGCATTCCGGTGGACTCGCCGGCCGAGATGGTCGCCATGATCGCGGGAGCGTGTGCACGGGTGGGCGAGCGGGCGTTGGTGTGTGCGGGCTGGAGCGACTTCAGCGATACCCCACAGTTCGACCACGTCAAGGTGGTCGGTGCGGTGAACTACGCGACGATCTTTCCGGCTTGTCGGGCGGTCGTGCACCACGGCGGCGCGGGCACGACCGCAGCAGGACTGCGCGCCGGAGTCCCGACGCTCGTTCTCTGGATGGCAGACGTGCAGTTGATTTGGGGAGCCGCGGTCAAGGAGCTGAAGGTGGGTACCTCGCGGCGCTTTTCGGCCGCGTCCGAGAAGACGTTGGTTGCTGATCTGCGCACCATCCTCGCACCGCAGTATCTGCACCGCGCGCGTCAGATCGCGGCTCGGATGACAAGACCGACCGAGAGTGTCGCGTCCGCTGCCGACCTCTTGGAAGATCGAGCCCGGCGGCAGCGTGTCGGCTGA
- a CDS encoding MmpS family transport accessory protein, with the protein MFRLFRRVWLPLVIVLVIIAGAFTVSRLHSIFGTVNALSYGDTKVDDETPVNPKYLRYEIFGPPGTVAQISYFDENGNPKFVRDVSLPWTLEFPITTAAGVGSIAANGDSESLGCRILVDNVVKSENIKQHAVSTFTSCMLKAA; encoded by the coding sequence ATGTTCCGCCTTTTCCGGCGGGTCTGGCTTCCACTCGTCATCGTGCTTGTGATCATCGCTGGAGCATTCACGGTATCGCGCCTGCACAGCATCTTCGGCACCGTGAACGCATTGTCGTACGGCGATACCAAAGTCGATGACGAGACGCCCGTCAACCCGAAATACTTGAGATACGAGATCTTTGGGCCGCCAGGCACTGTCGCGCAGATCAGCTATTTCGACGAAAACGGTAACCCGAAGTTCGTCAGAGACGTGTCCTTGCCGTGGACACTCGAATTCCCGATCACCACGGCAGCCGGTGTTGGCAGCATCGCAGCCAACGGGGATAGCGAAAGTCTGGGCTGCCGCATCTTGGTGGACAACGTCGTCAAATCAGAAAACATCAAACAGCACGCGGTCAGCACCTTCACCAGCTGCATGCTGAAGGCCGCATGA